From Oncorhynchus mykiss isolate Arlee chromosome 6, USDA_OmykA_1.1, whole genome shotgun sequence, the proteins below share one genomic window:
- the LOC110525869 gene encoding rho GTPase-activating protein 25, whose amino-acid sequence MSLKLPRNWDFSTLKAETSRIARSRSVMPGEGSPGLGSPGSTRRSMERPLKAGWLKKQRSIVKNWQLRYFVLRGSTLTYHKDEKEGTVQGVIQLRFSKVNKLPQNQDDPGKFLFEIIPRSSGDRERHPYVLMANSHSEMEEWVRTLRRVVGSPSSGAIFGKGLGDTVTYEQRFGPHMVPILVQKCAEFIREHGLSEEGIFRLPGQDNTVKQFRDAFNAGERPSFPIDTDVHTVASLLKLYLRELPEPVVPWTQYQDFLDCSPMLDPNSTAGRERLEKQISLLPRANYNLLSYICRFLFEVQQNSKVNKMSVENLATVIGINLLKPQIEDPITMMKGTPQIQKLMTVMIRQHEALFPPSKDVAPSPPIEKSDKKKNSAPRSFVGWESAECEGSLSESPEEEEDTDTLGPDPVTISIPQAGPQQPHAPSSSSAMDLWSGSPRKRTQTLPTLNCPVPGMAGKLEAIKCWSHINECSEEKGEKGEKTLSEDIFKILDLQRTSLFGEVQKKDGEDRGTARRGSDITVTYDDITVPYSKPSRDPQRKSQPATPEKKTEARRAGVSSSAQQPDSKVEQQEDRRGDTEHLVTSLQQRNRELSATVAELQSALDTEKRCVSALEIRLRNAERSRDEAQRRNQELDQEIQQFLSREPGRPT is encoded by the exons ATGTCTCTCAAGCTACCTCGGAACTGGGACTTCAGTACCCTCAAAGCTGAAACATCTAGAATAG CGCGGTCTAGGAGTGTGATGCCTGGAGAGGGCAGCCCAGGGTTAGGCTCGCCCGGCTCCACCAGGAGGTCCATGGAGAGGCCTCTGAAGGCTGGCTGGCTGAAGAAGCAGAGGTCCATCGTAAAGAACTGGCAGCTGCGCTACTTTGTGCTGAGAGGAAGCACACTGACCTACCATAAAGACGAAAAGGAGGGGACTGTCCAG gGTGTAATCCAGCTGAGGTTCAGTAAAGTCAACAAACTCCCACAGAATCAAGATGATCCAGGGAAATTCCTCTTTGAGATTATACCAC GCAGCAGTGGTGATCGGGAGCGGCACCCGTACGTCCTCATGGCCAACTCCCACAGTGAGATGGAGGAGTGGGTCCGCACGCTGCGCAGGGTGGTTGGATCACCCTCTAGTGGAG cAATATTTGGCAAGGGCCTGGGTGATACGGTAACCTACGAGCAGCGATTCGGCCCCCACATGGTGCCCATCCTGGTGCAAAAGTGTGCagagttcatcagagaacacggACTAAGCGAGGAAGGCATCTTCAGACTGCCGGGACAAGACAACACAGTCAAACAGTTTAGGGACGCGTTCAACGCCGGAGAGAGACCTTCCTTCCCAAT TGACACAGATGTCCACACAGTGGCGTCGCTCCTCAAGCTGTACCTGCGGGAGCTGCCTGAGCCGGTGGTGCCTTGGACACAGTACCAAGACTTCCTGGACTGCAGCCCCATGCTGGACCCCAACAGTACTGCA GGTCGTGAGAGACTGGAGAAGCAGATCAGCCTCCTTCCTAGAGCCAACTACAACCTCCTCAGCTACATATGCAG GTTCTTATTTGAAGTGCAGCAGAACTCCAAGGTGAACAAGATGAGTGTTGAAAACCTGGCCACGGTCATTGGGATCAACCTGCTCAAGCCCCAGATTGAGGACCCCATCACCATGATGAAGG GTACTCCTCAGATCCAGAAGCTGATGACAGTGATGATCAGGCAGCACGAGGCTCTGTTCCCTCCGTCTAAAGACGTGGCTCCTTCACCCCCCATCGAGAAGAGTGACAAGAAGAAGAACAGCGCTCCACGCAGCTTTGTGGGCTGGGAGTCTGCTGAG TGTGAGGGGTCTCTGTCCGAGTctccagaggaggaagaggacacaGACACACTGGGGCCAGATCCAGTGACCATCTCCATCCCCCAGGCAGGGCCCCAGCAGCCCCACGCCCCCTCTTCATCCTCAGCCATGGACCTCTGGTCCGGGAGTCCCCGCAAACGCACCCAGACCCTGCCCACCCTGAACTGCCCAGTCCCCGGGATGGCCGGCAAGCTGGAGGCCATAAAGTGCTGGAGCCACATCAATGAGTGCAGCGAGGAGAAAGGTGAGAAGGGGGAGAAGACTCTCTCAGAGGACATCTTTAAGATCCTGGACCTACAGAGGACCTCTCTGTTCGGAGAGGTCCAGAAGAAGGACGGGGAGGACAGAGGGACGGCCAGGAGAGGAAGTGACATCACAGTCACCTATGATGACATCACAGTCCCCTATTCCAAACCCAGCAGGGACCCCCAGCGGAAGTCTCAGCCAGCGACCCCTGAGAAGAAGACAGAGGCCAGAAGAGCTGGGGTTTCATCTTCAGCCCAGCAACCAGACAGTAAGGTTGAACAGCAGGAGGACAGACGGGGAGACACAGAGCACCTCGTTACCAG CCTGCAGCAGAGGAACAGAGAGCTGAGTGCCACAGTAGCGGAGCTGCAGTCAGCCCTGGATACAGAGAAGCGCTGTGTGTCGGCTCTGGAGATCCGGCTGAGGAACGCAGAACGCAGCCGAGACGAGGCCCAGAGACGCAACCAGGAATTGGACCAGGAGATACAGCAGTTCCTCTCCAGAGAACCAGGAAGACCAACTTAG
- the LOC110525868 gene encoding phosphatidate cytidylyltransferase 2 has protein sequence MTELRHRGTTENDLQHQQSEDKGSENEGKAEKDGASDSESKPDTGPPGVPVPADDTPEVLNKALSGLSSRWKNWWVRGILTLAMISFFFFIIYLGPMVLMLIVLCVQIKCFQEIIHIGYSVYHSYHLPWFRTLSWYFLLCVNYFFYGETVTDYFSNLVQREEPLRILSKYHRLISFAMYLTGFCMFVLSLVKKHYRLQFYMFGWTHVTLLIVVTQSHLIIHNLFEGMIWFIVPISCVICNDIMAYMFGFFFGRTPLIKLSPKKTWEGFIGGFFSTVVFGILLSYVMAGYSFFVCPVEFNSDRNSFEVDCEPSDLFQLQDYALPAALESLTGWPTLRLYPFQIHSISLSAFASLMGPFGGFFASGFKRAFKIKDFANTIPGHGGIMDRFDCQYLMATFVNVYIASFIRGPNPAKVVQQLLALRLDQQLHIFNSLKTHLTERGLLEEEA, from the exons ggATCTGAGAATGAGGGGAAAGCAGAGAAGGATGGGGCATCTGACAGTGAGAGCAAGCCTGATACAGGACCCCCGGGAGtgccagtccctgctgatgacaCCCCCGAAGTCCTCAACAAAGCCCTTTCTGGACTGTCCTCACG ATGGAAGAACTGGTGGGTGCGAGGGATCCTGACTCTGGCCATgatctccttcttcttcttcatcatctaCCTGGGCCCCATGGTGCTCATGCTGATT GTGCTGTGTGTGCAGATCAAATGCTTCCAAGAAATCATCCACATTGGTTACAGTGTGTACCACTCCTACCACCTGCCCTGGTTCAGAACGTTGagctg GTACTTCCTACTGTGTGTGAACTATTTCTTCTACGGCGAGACGGTGACGGACTACTTCTCTAATCTGGTGCAGAGGGAGGAGCCGTTGCGCATCCTCAGCAAATACCACCGCCTCATCTCCTTTGCCATGTACCTCACTG GTTTCTGCATGTTTGTGCTGAGCCTGGTGAAGAAACACTATCGCCTGCAGTTCTACatg TTTGGCTGGACTCACGTAACTCTGCTGATCGTTGTGACCCAGTCCCACCTCATCATCCACAACCTGTTTGAGGGAATGATCTG GTTCATCGTGCCCATCTCCTGTGTGATCTGCAATGACATCATGGCCTACATGTTTGGCTTCTTCTTTGGACGTACTCCACTCATTAAG CTGTCTCCTAAGAAAACCTGGGAGGGCTTCATTGGCGGATTCTTTTCAACTGTTGTGTTTGGGATCCTG TTGTCCTATGTGATGGCGGGCTACAGCTTCTTTGTGTGTCCGGTGGAGTTTAACAGCGACCGTAACAGTTTTGAGGTGGACTGTGAACCCTCTGACCTGTTCCAGCTGCAGGACTATGCCCTGCCTGCCGCCCTCGAGTCCCTCACTGGATGG cccACACTGCGCCTCTACCCATTCCAGATTCACAGCATCTCCCTGTCTGCCTTTGCCTCCCTCATGGGACCTTTCGGAGGCTTCTTTGCCAGCGGCTTTAAGAGGGCCTTCAAGATCAAG GACTTTGCCAACACAATTCCCGGTCACGGTGGCATCATGGACCGCTTCGACTGCCAGTACCTCATGGCTACGTTCGTCAACGTCTACATCGCCAGCTTCATCAG GGGCCCTAACCCTGCCAAGGTGGTCCAGCAACTCCTAGCCCTGCGCCTGGACCAGCAGCTCCACATCTTCAACTCCCTTAAGACCCACCTGACAGAGAGGGGTCTGCTGGAGGAGGAAGCCTAG